One part of the Paenibacillus silvisoli genome encodes these proteins:
- the gabT gene encoding 4-aminobutyrate--2-oxoglutarate transaminase → MDKERKYVSVAGEFPGPKTRALLERRKQLVPLGIGNTTPVFVEWARGAQVVDVDGNLFLDFAGAIGTLNVGHSPPEVVQALQSQAARYIHTSFHVAMYEPYIQLAEKLAALTPGSHPKKTILLNSGAEAVENAVKIARKYTGKPGIVSFSRGFHGRTLLGMTLTSKVKPYKFKMGPFAPAVYKAAYPYPLHRPKELTEEQYAAFCVKQFEEFLLTEAAPEELAAMIMEPVQGEGGFIVPPVSFVQGVYEICKRKGILFICDEIQTGFGRTGTMFAASYFGIEPDLITMSKSLAAGVPISAVTGRADIMDAPSPGEIGGTYGGSPLGCVAALAVIEKIEREQLCDRAREIGARIMSCFAALKKRYPVIAEVRGLGAMCAVEFNDPTTGKPMKELVARIVKASCEAGVILLSAGIHGNVIRFLMPLIITDDQLDEGLDILSGIIENLVTEDESSMG, encoded by the coding sequence ATGGATAAAGAGAGGAAGTACGTGTCGGTAGCGGGCGAGTTTCCGGGTCCGAAGACGAGAGCGCTGCTGGAGAGAAGAAAGCAGCTCGTGCCGCTTGGCATCGGCAATACGACGCCGGTGTTCGTGGAATGGGCGCGAGGCGCTCAGGTGGTGGACGTCGACGGGAATCTGTTTCTTGATTTTGCAGGCGCAATCGGAACGCTGAATGTCGGTCATTCCCCGCCGGAAGTGGTGCAAGCGCTGCAATCGCAAGCCGCGCGGTATATCCATACCAGCTTTCATGTCGCGATGTATGAGCCGTATATTCAACTGGCGGAGAAGCTGGCGGCACTAACGCCGGGTAGTCATCCGAAGAAAACGATACTGTTAAACAGCGGCGCCGAGGCGGTAGAGAACGCCGTCAAGATCGCGCGTAAATATACCGGGAAGCCGGGCATCGTGTCGTTCTCGCGAGGCTTTCACGGCCGAACGCTTCTTGGCATGACGCTCACGAGCAAGGTGAAGCCGTACAAGTTCAAGATGGGGCCGTTCGCACCGGCCGTCTATAAAGCGGCGTACCCATATCCGCTGCATCGGCCGAAGGAACTGACGGAGGAGCAGTATGCGGCATTTTGCGTAAAGCAGTTCGAGGAGTTTCTTCTTACGGAAGCGGCGCCGGAGGAATTGGCTGCCATGATCATGGAGCCGGTTCAAGGGGAAGGCGGATTTATCGTACCGCCGGTCTCGTTCGTTCAGGGCGTGTATGAGATTTGCAAACGAAAGGGGATTCTATTTATTTGCGACGAGATCCAGACGGGCTTCGGACGGACCGGCACGATGTTTGCCGCAAGCTATTTCGGTATCGAGCCGGATTTGATCACGATGTCCAAGTCGCTTGCGGCAGGCGTGCCGATCAGCGCCGTTACCGGAAGGGCGGACATTATGGATGCGCCATCGCCAGGGGAAATCGGCGGTACGTACGGAGGAAGTCCGCTTGGCTGCGTCGCGGCGCTCGCCGTAATCGAGAAGATCGAGCGAGAGCAGCTTTGCGATCGGGCGCGCGAGATCGGGGCTCGCATTATGAGCTGCTTCGCGGCATTGAAGAAACGGTATCCGGTCATCGCGGAAGTAAGAGGCTTAGGCGCGATGTGCGCGGTCGAATTTAACGATCCGACTACCGGCAAGCCGATGAAGGAGCTCGTCGCGCGAATCGTGAAAGCTTCGTGCGAGGCAGGCGTCATCTTGCTTAGCGCAGGCATTCACGGCAATGTAATTCGGTTTTTAATGCCGTTAATTATAACGGATGATCAGCTTGACGAGGGGCTGGATATTTTATCCGGCATTATTGAAAACTTAGTGACAGAGGACGAATCTTCGATGGGTTAG
- a CDS encoding aldehyde dehydrogenase family protein, with product MRKKLFIGGQWLEAASYTELKSPYSGEVLAEIPAAGPQETEQAIEAAYQARGAMAKLPAHRRAAILEQLARLFAERAEEAARIIALEAAKPIKTARAEVDRTIQTYKFAAEEAKRLSGEMIPLDAAPGGEGRIAYTMREPIGVIGAITPFNFPMNLVAHKVGPAIAAGNTIVLKPASQTPLSAFFLAELLEEAGLPAGALNVITGSGSVIGDRIVKDDRVKGISFTGSPKVGIGIRNRAGLKRVSLELGSNSALIIDKGVNLSKIIPRCVVGSFSYQGQVCISLQRIYVHAEIYDEFVAAFKAAAAKLKIGDPLDEDTDLSAMITPGDVGRSLEWIEEAVGHGATVACGGTSDDGRVLNPTVLLGVDRTARLSCEEAFAPIVLINRINNADEGIACINDSKYGLHAGIYTDSIHTALNAAERLHVGGVMINDIPTFRVDHMPYGGVKESGLGREGVKYAIEEMTELKTVMINRN from the coding sequence ATGAGAAAAAAACTTTTTATTGGCGGACAATGGCTGGAAGCCGCGTCGTACACGGAGTTGAAGTCACCTTACTCAGGTGAGGTCCTTGCCGAAATTCCCGCAGCGGGCCCGCAAGAGACGGAGCAAGCAATTGAAGCCGCCTATCAAGCAAGAGGCGCAATGGCGAAGCTGCCGGCTCATCGGCGCGCCGCGATATTGGAGCAGCTTGCAAGGCTGTTTGCGGAACGGGCGGAGGAAGCCGCACGCATCATCGCGCTGGAAGCCGCCAAGCCGATCAAGACGGCAAGAGCCGAGGTTGATCGCACGATTCAGACGTACAAATTCGCGGCGGAAGAAGCGAAGCGGCTCAGCGGGGAAATGATTCCGCTCGACGCGGCGCCAGGCGGCGAAGGGCGTATCGCCTATACGATGAGAGAGCCGATCGGCGTTATCGGCGCGATCACGCCGTTTAATTTTCCGATGAATCTGGTCGCCCACAAGGTCGGTCCGGCGATTGCCGCCGGCAATACGATCGTGCTGAAACCGGCGTCGCAGACACCGCTATCGGCATTCTTCCTGGCTGAACTGCTGGAGGAAGCGGGACTTCCCGCAGGCGCGCTCAATGTGATTACCGGCTCCGGCTCCGTCATCGGCGATCGGATCGTCAAGGATGATCGGGTGAAAGGAATTTCGTTTACCGGCAGCCCGAAGGTCGGCATCGGCATCCGCAACCGGGCAGGCTTGAAGCGCGTTTCGCTCGAGCTCGGCTCGAATTCGGCGCTCATTATCGACAAAGGCGTCAACCTGTCCAAAATCATCCCGCGCTGCGTCGTCGGCTCCTTCTCCTATCAGGGCCAAGTGTGCATCTCGCTGCAGCGCATTTACGTCCATGCGGAAATCTATGACGAATTCGTTGCCGCATTTAAGGCAGCAGCCGCGAAGCTGAAGATCGGCGATCCGCTCGATGAGGATACGGATCTGTCCGCGATGATTACGCCGGGCGATGTCGGCCGCTCGCTGGAATGGATCGAGGAGGCAGTCGGTCATGGAGCGACGGTTGCTTGCGGAGGTACATCTGACGACGGACGGGTGTTAAATCCGACCGTATTGCTTGGCGTGGATCGTACGGCGCGATTGTCGTGCGAGGAAGCTTTTGCTCCGATCGTATTAATTAACCGCATTAATAATGCGGACGAAGGCATCGCATGCATCAACGATTCCAAGTATGGCCTGCACGCAGGCATCTACACCGACAGCATTCATACGGCCTTGAATGCCGCGGAACGGCTCCACGTCGGCGGGGTGATGATCAACGACATTCCGACGTTCCGTGTCGACCATATGCCTTACGGCGGCGTAAAGGAGAGCGGACTTGGACGCGAGGGCGTCAAATACGCGATCGAAGAAATGACGGAGCTCAAGACAGTAATGATTAATCGGAATTAG
- the rpoN gene encoding RNA polymerase factor sigma-54 translates to MSSRYGFGMFQQQKPHMHMSPQLQQAIKILQLPTQELLELLREELEQNPFLDAEETVFERSNRLHAARQSEPFDFVVLKEQSLESHLKEQARLDSGLSESFRSVVYFVIGNLDPNGYLDVGSGQLAEVLGIEKSIVEQALRYVQSLEPAGVGAKNLAECLQLQLDRIGAGSPLLTALTTSHLEEIADHQIPKLAKMLHADQEEIVAAVQLIKSLHPRPGAAYGSDHADIVIPDVLVRMAGDQFVVSVREPSAPRLTLNAHYEGMTKQFGRADESGRFLAAKRSEAAFLIKCLDQRRLTLLRVTRAIVEEQEAFFRGGLSYLKPMVLRHIADKIGLHESTVSRATAGKYAQTPWGTFALSYFFPSGFVGSGNDSSSAESVKVRIRELIKQEPGDAPYSDQQLAGLLEEAGVPISRRTVAKYREELGIATSFKRKRAKEQGAD, encoded by the coding sequence ATGTCTTCACGTTACGGGTTCGGAATGTTCCAGCAGCAGAAGCCGCATATGCATATGTCGCCGCAGCTGCAGCAGGCGATAAAAATTTTGCAGCTGCCCACGCAAGAGCTGCTTGAGCTGCTCCGGGAGGAGCTTGAGCAAAATCCGTTTCTCGATGCGGAAGAAACGGTGTTCGAGCGGTCGAATCGGCTGCATGCCGCACGCCAATCGGAACCGTTCGATTTTGTCGTCTTGAAGGAGCAGTCGCTGGAGAGCCACTTGAAGGAGCAGGCTCGCTTAGACAGCGGCCTGTCGGAGTCGTTCAGAAGCGTCGTTTATTTTGTGATCGGGAATTTGGATCCTAACGGCTATTTGGATGTCGGGAGCGGGCAGCTCGCGGAAGTATTGGGGATCGAGAAGTCCATTGTGGAGCAAGCGCTCCGCTATGTGCAGTCCTTGGAGCCGGCCGGGGTCGGCGCAAAAAATTTGGCAGAGTGTTTGCAGCTCCAGCTTGACCGGATCGGGGCGGGAAGCCCATTGTTAACGGCATTAACTACATCGCATTTAGAGGAAATTGCCGATCACCAAATTCCGAAGCTGGCGAAAATGCTTCATGCCGATCAGGAGGAGATCGTTGCCGCGGTGCAGTTGATCAAGTCTCTTCATCCCCGCCCTGGTGCGGCTTACGGATCGGACCATGCCGATATCGTCATTCCGGACGTGCTCGTCCGAATGGCCGGCGACCAGTTCGTCGTATCGGTCCGCGAACCGTCTGCGCCTCGATTGACATTGAATGCCCATTACGAAGGGATGACAAAGCAGTTTGGGAGGGCGGATGAATCGGGCCGATTTCTGGCCGCGAAGCGCAGCGAGGCCGCTTTTCTGATCAAATGCTTGGACCAAAGGAGACTGACGCTGCTTCGGGTGACAAGGGCGATCGTGGAGGAGCAGGAGGCTTTCTTTCGCGGCGGCTTGTCGTATTTGAAGCCGATGGTGCTGAGGCACATCGCGGATAAGATCGGGCTGCACGAATCGACCGTCAGCCGGGCGACCGCCGGAAAATACGCGCAGACGCCGTGGGGGACGTTCGCGCTTAGTTATTTCTTTCCTTCCGGCTTCGTGGGCAGCGGGAATGATTCGTCATCCGCGGAAAGCGTGAAGGTGAGAATTCGGGAGCTGATCAAGCAAGAGCCGGGCGATGCGCCATACTCGGATCAGCAGCTCGCCGGGCTGCTGGAAGAGGCCGGCGTGCCGATCTCCCGCAGAACGGTCGCCAAGTACCGGGAGGAGCTGGGCATCGCCACCTCGTTTAAGCGCAAACGCGCGAAGGAGCAGGGTGCTGATTAG
- the ablB gene encoding putative beta-lysine N-acetyltransferase, with protein MTNDAHDEQYYTMETIQENEFTLQLCKDPFNKRLRVDDYLGNVHAICLRLAKLLENDPFTKLFVKAREEDWRTFAARGYMLEGVYTGYFDGRDGYCMAKYTDLERRTSDHWIEEDRILEQVLELEPKMEREPLPDGFTLRCGTPSDAEELAALYGLIFQTYPIPMNDPAYVAHAMEEGTAFYVVEHENKLVSAASAEINGVYRNAEMTDCVTLPAYRGFGLMRQLLQALEEELLSRNIRTAYSLSRALSFGMNAVLAQLGYAYQGRLTKNCDIFDKFEDMNLWCKTLQDK; from the coding sequence ATGACGAACGATGCGCATGATGAGCAGTACTACACGATGGAGACCATTCAAGAAAACGAATTCACCTTGCAGCTGTGCAAGGATCCTTTCAATAAAAGGCTTCGCGTCGACGATTACCTGGGAAATGTCCATGCAATTTGCCTGCGTTTGGCAAAGCTGCTGGAAAACGATCCGTTTACGAAGCTATTCGTAAAGGCCCGCGAAGAGGATTGGCGTACGTTCGCCGCTCGGGGATATATGCTGGAAGGGGTTTATACAGGGTATTTTGACGGGCGCGATGGCTACTGCATGGCAAAATATACCGATCTCGAGCGGCGCACGAGCGACCACTGGATCGAAGAGGACCGGATACTGGAGCAAGTGTTGGAGCTGGAGCCTAAAATGGAACGGGAGCCGCTGCCGGACGGCTTCACGCTTCGCTGCGGCACGCCGTCCGATGCGGAGGAATTGGCCGCTTTATACGGGCTTATTTTTCAAACGTATCCGATTCCGATGAATGACCCCGCCTACGTCGCGCACGCGATGGAGGAAGGCACGGCATTCTACGTGGTCGAGCACGAGAACAAGCTGGTCAGCGCGGCTTCGGCCGAAATCAACGGCGTCTACCGCAATGCGGAAATGACCGACTGCGTCACGCTGCCCGCCTATAGAGGCTTTGGGTTAATGAGGCAGCTGCTCCAAGCGCTGGAAGAGGAACTGCTTAGCCGGAACATCCGCACAGCCTACTCGCTATCGAGAGCGCTCTCTTTCGGCATGAATGCGGTACTGGCGCAGCTCGGCTACGCGTATCAAGGACGGCTGACGAAAAATTGCGATATATTCGATAAATTCGAGGATATGAATCTCTGGTGCAAGACGCTGCAAGACAAGTAG
- a CDS encoding aspartate aminotransferase family protein, with product MTREHLIKPLLTAHYPTIAYGKGVFLYDNDGKRYLDASSGAVTAGIGHGVQEIIDAMHAQAQKVSFVYRSQFTSEPAERLAKRLSDLAPGRDYWSFFVNSGSEATETAMKIAIQYWQEQGIRGKTKVISRRMSYHGITLGSLSMSGHVARRRRFVPLLEELPLVAPPYCYRCPFGKSTAEGCGLACADDLETAIKRIGAEHVAAFIAEPIIGAAGGAVVPPDGYYQRIKEICERYGVLFIADEVMTGIARTGTMFGMEHWGVEPDVIALGKGLSAGYTPIAATLAKDHVIEPILAGSQIVMSGHTFSANPQSAAVSLAVLDYIEGNQLVKAAEEKGRYLKQLLEQIASGCAMIGDVRGKGLLLGLEFVADRAAKTPFPVTAGLTQRIVERAFAKGLLIYPAAGGVDGEGDAIIIAPPLVITNEEMDLLAAGLSETVHEVMEEVMG from the coding sequence ATGACGCGCGAGCACTTAATCAAACCGCTGCTGACCGCCCATTACCCGACCATCGCCTATGGGAAAGGCGTTTTTCTCTACGATAACGATGGGAAGCGTTACCTCGATGCATCCTCAGGCGCGGTCACGGCTGGCATCGGCCATGGCGTACAGGAAATCATCGATGCGATGCATGCTCAGGCGCAAAAGGTATCGTTCGTGTACCGTTCCCAATTTACGAGCGAACCGGCCGAACGGCTGGCCAAACGGCTGAGCGACCTCGCCCCCGGCCGCGATTACTGGTCCTTCTTCGTAAACAGCGGCTCGGAGGCGACGGAAACGGCGATGAAAATCGCCATTCAATACTGGCAGGAGCAGGGCATCCGCGGCAAAACGAAGGTGATTTCGCGCCGGATGAGCTACCATGGCATCACGCTGGGCTCGCTCTCGATGTCCGGGCATGTGGCGCGGCGGAGGCGGTTCGTACCGCTGCTGGAAGAGCTGCCGCTCGTTGCGCCTCCGTATTGCTATCGGTGTCCGTTCGGAAAGTCCACGGCTGAGGGCTGCGGATTGGCTTGCGCGGACGATCTTGAGACGGCCATCAAGCGAATCGGGGCGGAGCATGTGGCTGCCTTCATCGCGGAGCCGATCATCGGCGCGGCCGGAGGCGCGGTCGTGCCGCCGGACGGGTACTACCAGCGGATTAAAGAGATTTGCGAACGCTACGGCGTTCTGTTCATCGCCGACGAGGTGATGACCGGCATCGCGCGAACCGGCACGATGTTCGGGATGGAGCATTGGGGCGTCGAACCGGATGTGATCGCCCTCGGCAAGGGGTTGAGCGCCGGGTATACGCCGATCGCGGCGACGCTCGCGAAGGATCATGTGATCGAGCCGATATTGGCGGGCTCCCAAATCGTCATGTCCGGCCACACGTTCAGCGCCAATCCGCAGTCCGCCGCCGTGTCGCTGGCCGTGCTGGATTACATCGAAGGGAATCAGCTCGTGAAGGCGGCTGAAGAGAAGGGGCGCTACTTGAAGCAGCTCTTAGAGCAGATCGCGAGCGGTTGCGCGATGATCGGCGATGTTCGCGGAAAGGGCTTGCTGCTAGGGCTGGAGTTCGTAGCCGACCGTGCGGCGAAGACGCCTTTTCCGGTAACGGCCGGCTTGACGCAGCGGATCGTCGAGCGCGCTTTTGCCAAAGGACTGCTGATCTATCCGGCGGCTGGCGGCGTCGATGGCGAAGGAGATGCCATTATCATTGCTCCGCCGCTCGTCATCACGAACGAAGAGATGGATTTGTTAGCTGCCGGCTTGAGCGAAACCGTTCATGAGGTGATGGAAGAGGTGATGGGATGA
- a CDS encoding CoA transferase subunit A: protein MTKQKTLEEALTWIEDGCTLMFGGFGGIGTPPALVEGILEKGVKELTLIGNDTGFPWIGIGRLVTEGRVRKVITSHIGSNPNAGKMMEDGRLEVVFYPQGTLAEKIRAGGVGLGGILVDVGLGTMLEAGKEKIVVDGKTYMIEPALTADVAIVHARKADPYGNLIYDKSGRNFNPLVAMAGERTIAEADEIVPLGELDPECVVTPGIFVNAVVAGKGVNWQWVWEKQAATGSQGVPPAK, encoded by the coding sequence ATGACGAAGCAGAAGACGCTGGAAGAGGCGCTGACGTGGATTGAGGATGGCTGCACGCTGATGTTTGGCGGCTTTGGCGGCATCGGTACCCCGCCTGCGCTTGTGGAGGGGATACTGGAAAAAGGCGTGAAGGAGCTGACGCTCATCGGCAACGATACCGGCTTTCCGTGGATCGGCATCGGCCGGCTGGTGACGGAAGGGCGCGTGCGAAAGGTGATCACGTCGCATATCGGCTCCAATCCCAATGCCGGTAAAATGATGGAGGACGGCCGGCTGGAGGTCGTATTCTACCCGCAAGGCACGCTTGCCGAGAAGATCCGGGCCGGCGGCGTCGGACTGGGCGGCATCCTGGTCGATGTCGGACTCGGCACGATGCTGGAAGCGGGCAAAGAGAAAATCGTCGTGGACGGCAAAACGTATATGATCGAGCCGGCGCTCACGGCCGACGTGGCGATCGTTCATGCGCGGAAAGCCGATCCTTACGGGAATTTGATCTATGACAAGAGCGGGCGAAACTTCAATCCGCTCGTCGCGATGGCGGGCGAGCGGACGATCGCGGAGGCGGATGAGATCGTGCCGCTTGGCGAGCTGGACCCGGAGTGCGTCGTTACGCCGGGCATTTTCGTGAATGCGGTCGTCGCCGGGAAAGGGGTGAACTGGCAATGGGTGTGGGAGAAACAAGCCGCGACCGGATCGCAAGGCGTGCCGCCCGCGAAATAA
- a CDS encoding 3-oxoacid CoA-transferase subunit B: protein MGVGETSRDRIARRAAREIKDGMVVNLGIGIPTRVADFIPEGTHVVFHAENGILGTGPTPLAGEEDGFLCNAGGYPVTLATGASYCDSAIAFAMIRRGAIDMTVLGALEVSEQGDLANWIVPGKRTAGIGGAMELAQKAKRVVAVMNHVNRDGKSKIRKRCELPLTAPRCVDFIITEMAVMEVTPEGLVLREIMSPHTVEEVIQCTEAELIIPQHVDIIT from the coding sequence ATGGGTGTGGGAGAAACAAGCCGCGACCGGATCGCAAGGCGTGCCGCCCGCGAAATAAAGGACGGCATGGTCGTGAATCTCGGCATCGGCATTCCGACGCGGGTGGCGGACTTCATTCCGGAAGGCACGCATGTCGTCTTTCATGCCGAGAACGGGATTCTCGGCACGGGGCCGACTCCGTTGGCTGGGGAGGAAGACGGGTTTCTATGCAACGCCGGAGGTTACCCCGTTACGCTGGCTACCGGTGCGTCCTATTGCGACAGCGCCATCGCCTTCGCGATGATCCGCCGCGGCGCCATCGATATGACCGTGCTCGGCGCGCTTGAGGTGAGCGAGCAGGGCGATTTGGCCAATTGGATCGTCCCGGGCAAGCGGACGGCCGGCATCGGCGGCGCGATGGAGCTGGCGCAGAAGGCGAAGCGGGTCGTAGCGGTCATGAACCATGTGAACCGCGACGGCAAATCGAAGATTCGGAAGCGGTGCGAGCTGCCGCTCACGGCGCCGCGCTGCGTCGATTTTATCATTACGGAAATGGCGGTTATGGAAGTGACGCCCGAAGGTCTCGTGCTCAGGGAAATCATGTCGCCTCATACCGTGGAAGAGGTCATTCAATGCACGGAGGCCGAGCTCATCATCCCGCAGCATGTGGATATCATTACGTAA
- a CDS encoding peptidase — translation MSLKAQIHEWMVRHREEGIQLLQNLVRIASTQGNEQDAQLLMAGKLFELNLDVDLWEPDGAVLEKHPYFYSPRTRFTGSPNVVGVMKGEGGGRSIILNGHVDVVPEGDLLQWRSQPYSGEVLDGKLYGRGASDMKGGNVSMLLALEALQGLGVRLKGDVIFQSVIEEESGGAGTLAMIVKGYKADAALIPEPTNMRIFPKQQGSMWFRLVVKGRSAHGGTRYEGVSAIEKSMLVVAHVLELEQVRNAGISDPLFEGNPIPIPINIGTIGGGNWPSSVPDTVTLEGRIGVAPEESLEHAKEDMVRWLELLETKDDWFRESPVELQWFGARWVPGSVDPAHELIRIVSEQYTGVTSRPAVLEASPWGTDGGLLTVLADTPCIVFGPGSTATAHHPNEHIELDAMFEAAEVIALTLMEWCGVAEPVEAEGKDAATAEAAEAGSNQEQGGQDAGELSPSNEHDALA, via the coding sequence ATGAGCCTGAAAGCGCAAATTCACGAATGGATGGTCAGGCATCGCGAAGAAGGGATTCAGCTGCTGCAAAATCTGGTTCGCATCGCCAGTACCCAGGGCAACGAACAGGATGCGCAGCTGCTCATGGCCGGGAAGCTTTTCGAGCTGAACTTGGATGTCGATCTATGGGAGCCGGACGGGGCGGTACTGGAAAAGCATCCGTACTTCTATTCGCCTCGCACGCGGTTCACGGGCAGCCCGAATGTGGTGGGCGTCATGAAGGGAGAGGGCGGCGGCCGGTCGATTATTTTGAACGGGCATGTGGATGTCGTGCCGGAAGGTGATCTTCTGCAGTGGCGCAGCCAGCCTTACAGCGGAGAGGTGCTGGACGGGAAGCTGTATGGGCGAGGCGCGTCGGATATGAAAGGCGGCAACGTGTCCATGCTTTTGGCGCTAGAGGCGCTTCAGGGACTGGGCGTGAGGCTGAAGGGGGATGTCATTTTCCAGAGCGTCATCGAAGAAGAAAGCGGCGGCGCGGGGACGCTCGCGATGATCGTCAAAGGCTACAAAGCCGATGCCGCGCTAATTCCCGAGCCGACGAACATGCGGATTTTTCCGAAGCAGCAGGGCTCAATGTGGTTCCGGCTCGTGGTGAAGGGGCGTTCCGCGCACGGCGGCACGAGGTATGAGGGCGTCAGCGCCATCGAGAAAAGCATGCTCGTCGTCGCGCATGTGCTGGAGCTCGAGCAGGTTCGCAACGCAGGAATCAGCGATCCGCTCTTCGAGGGCAATCCGATCCCGATTCCGATCAATATCGGAACGATCGGGGGCGGCAACTGGCCGTCGTCCGTTCCGGATACGGTCACGCTGGAAGGCCGCATCGGCGTCGCTCCGGAAGAGTCGCTGGAGCATGCGAAGGAGGATATGGTCCGCTGGTTGGAGCTGCTCGAGACGAAGGACGACTGGTTCCGCGAGTCGCCGGTCGAGCTGCAGTGGTTCGGCGCCAGATGGGTGCCCGGCAGCGTCGATCCCGCGCACGAGCTGATCCGGATCGTTTCGGAGCAGTATACGGGGGTCACGAGCCGCCCGGCTGTACTGGAAGCGTCGCCGTGGGGGACGGACGGCGGGCTGTTAACCGTGCTGGCCGATACGCCATGCATCGTGTTCGGCCCCGGCTCGACGGCGACCGCCCACCATCCGAACGAGCATATCGAGCTGGACGCGATGTTCGAGGCGGCGGAGGTCATCGCGCTGACGTTGATGGAATGGTGCGGCGTCGCTGAGCCGGTGGAGGCGGAAGGGAAGGATGCTGCTACGGCTGAGGCAGCCGAGGCTGGCTCGAATCAGGAGCAAGGAGGGCAAGATGCTGGGGAGCTCTCGCCCAGTAATGAGCATGATGCGCTCGCTTGA
- the kamA gene encoding lysine 2,3-aminomutase, translated as MTNDSGTDKVPLSSKRHWKQVPLWKDVTDEQWNDWLWQLTHTIKTLDELKQVVNLTPDEETGVQISTQTIPLNITPYYASLMHPDDPRCPIRLQSVPISAELLKTKYDLEDPLYEDEDSPTPGLTHRYPDRVLFLVTNQCSMYCRYCTRRRFSGQVGMGVPKKQMDDAIAYIRNTPEVRDVLLSGGDGLLINDTILEYILKNLRDIPHVEIIRIGTRAPVVFPQRITENLCNMLRKYHPIWLNTHFNHPLEMTDEAKKACTMLADAGVPLGNQAVILAGINDSAHIMKKLMHELVKIRVRPYYIYQCDLSEGIGHFRAPVSKGLEIIEALRGHTSGYAVPTFVVDAPGGGGKIALQPNYLISQSQDKVILRNYEGVIVGYPEPKNYVSGRADEYFNEIYGIEKEPPTTGIYSLIKDENFNLVPENLRRIGRRKLYAQDVEHHSLKDKREKRDEMKQKLMRARQQQDTSSGAPARQEQAAAPQPQAGGAESPPAEPPGGE; from the coding sequence ATGACAAACGATAGTGGTACGGACAAGGTGCCCCTTAGCAGTAAGAGGCATTGGAAGCAGGTTCCGCTGTGGAAGGACGTGACGGATGAGCAGTGGAACGATTGGCTGTGGCAGCTGACGCATACGATCAAGACGCTGGATGAGCTGAAGCAGGTCGTCAATTTGACGCCGGATGAAGAGACGGGCGTTCAAATTTCGACCCAGACGATTCCGCTCAACATTACGCCTTACTACGCATCGCTGATGCATCCGGACGATCCGCGCTGCCCGATTCGGCTGCAGTCGGTACCGATTTCCGCCGAGCTGCTGAAGACGAAGTACGATCTGGAGGATCCGCTTTACGAGGATGAAGATTCCCCTACGCCGGGCTTGACGCACCGTTATCCGGACCGTGTCCTCTTCCTCGTCACGAACCAATGCTCGATGTACTGCCGCTACTGTACGCGCCGCCGGTTCTCCGGCCAAGTCGGCATGGGCGTGCCGAAGAAGCAAATGGACGATGCGATCGCCTATATCCGCAATACGCCGGAGGTTCGGGACGTGCTGCTCTCGGGCGGCGACGGCTTGCTGATCAACGACACGATTTTGGAATATATTTTGAAAAATTTGCGGGACATTCCCCATGTTGAAATCATTCGCATCGGCACTCGGGCGCCCGTCGTTTTCCCGCAGCGGATTACGGAGAACTTGTGCAATATGCTGCGCAAATATCATCCGATTTGGCTGAACACGCACTTCAATCATCCGCTCGAAATGACGGATGAGGCGAAGAAAGCGTGCACCATGCTGGCGGATGCGGGCGTACCGCTCGGCAACCAGGCGGTTATTCTCGCCGGCATTAACGACAGCGCGCACATCATGAAGAAGCTGATGCATGAGCTGGTGAAAATCCGCGTGCGTCCGTATTATATCTATCAATGCGATTTGTCCGAAGGGATCGGGCACTTCCGCGCGCCGGTTTCTAAGGGGCTTGAGATTATCGAAGCGCTTCGCGGTCATACGAGCGGGTATGCGGTGCCTACCTTCGTCGTGGATGCCCCCGGCGGCGGCGGAAAAATCGCGCTTCAGCCGAACTACCTCATCTCGCAGAGTCAGGACAAAGTCATCCTCCGCAACTATGAAGGCGTTATCGTCGGCTACCCCGAGCCGAAAAACTACGTCTCCGGCCGCGCGGACGAATACTTTAATGAGATATACGGCATCGAAAAAGAGCCTCCGACCACCGGCATTTACTCGCTCATCAAGGACGAAAATTTCAACCTGGTGCCAGAAAATTTGCGCCGCATCGGCCGCCGCAAGCTGTACGCGCAGGATGTCGAGCACCACTCGCTCAAGGATAAGCGCGAGAAGCGCGACGAAATGAAGCAAAAGCTTATGCGGGCTCGGCAGCAGCAAGACACGTCCTCCGGCGCTCCGGCTCGGCAAGAGCAGGCGGCTGCGCCTCAACCGCAAGCGGGCGGCGCGGAGTCGCCGCCTGCGGAGCCGCCGGGCGGCGAGTGA